CACCTTCAAGTACTACTCCACAAAAATCAAGCTATATTGCCGAATCAAATTGACTCTGAAACTCTGCCATTtgagaaaattttaaaaaaattagattgagaaagagaaaaacaatGAATTTAAAAGAACTAGCCGTTGACGGTAGTCATTAAATCGTGCGACATTATCATTATATCCAGTGATAACTTCACCGCGACGCTATTGACAATATTGCTCACCAGGAAAACGAAAACGGAGTCAACCCCGGGTAGGGCAGGCTCTGAATTTAGTTTACCCGCTCCCGATTTTCCTGTGCGACAAAGACAACTTCACTTTAggcttttttccttcttcttgtttcttatgtttcctctttaacaatgGATTCAATAGTGTCAGCAGCTGTAACAGAGATATGTTCACAAGGCATTAATGGAATTCTCCTCAAAGGTTTATGGCCAACATTACAAGATACTCTATCTTCATCTGGTCTTATAGtttatgtgatactagtgtgAAAACCACAATTTATGATCGGCTTGTTAAAATGCCTGGTCTTGAATTCAAAGGTTCTTCCACTACTGTTACtaaaaaatcatcatcatcatctatatGTATTTCTTCATTTGGAAAAAATTGTTGTTTTCAAGAAGCTGAGAAATTAGGGTTGAGAATTGTTGCTGCTGAACATCTTAGAGACAGTTTTGTTGGTCTTTATGATCTTAAAGCTGCTGATGCTGGTATTTCTGTACCTCAAAGACGTAACCTTGAAAGACTTGCTCGTGCTAGGTTTGTTTCAAACTCTTTTAATTCTGTCTTTCTTTTCAACTATCATatttgatttgaaaaaattactaGTAATGGCTGCTGTTGGTGCGGACGTAAGTTTTGACGTAATTCCAACGGACAATGCAGGCAATTGGAAGAAATTGTAGTGAAATTGGAACAAACTAGAGGGAAAttggcaaaaataaaataaaaattatagtaGTTATTTCTTGCCTAGGAGTTGTGAGTAATAAGAGTCATTATTAGTCACCACAAGAGGGTGTCCTATGTCTCCCAATTATCTTCCGGTGCTTACAATTAAGGGTAGAAACCTGGCATCTGCAACATATTCACATGACTATATGTGAGTTCTAAGGTGATCCTTAGAAACAACAATGTAGTACTATGGTACATCGAATTTTTTTGATCGAGTTGTTTTCAATTTCGTCGAGTAATAGGGAAGATGGATCATCAGTCATCTCACTGTCGATGGTCACAAGTTTGTGGTATGCTAGGAAAAACTGTTATGTTTTTTTAACGTGTGTAGTGTGTTTGCAGAAGTGCTGGAGTAACACAAAGTCAACTTGCTAAGGAATTTGGCATGAaaggaaataatattttctatGTGGTGAGGAACTTGGAATGCCAAGGGTTGGTTGTTAGGCAATCAACTATGGTAAGGACAAAAGAATCTGCAATGGAGGGAGAAAGTGTCTCAAATAACACTTCCATTGTCCACACCAACTTGATTTATTTACATCGTTATGCTAAGCATTTAAGTTCTCAACAAAAACTCGAAATCACGAAAAGAGATGCGATGGAGAGTCCAAAGCGTGCGGAAGAAAGTACCTCAAATGGGGATGCGGCCATAGGAGATCATGTCATTGAAGATGTTCTTGTAATGGATTATATACCAGCGTTGAAAGCTGTTTGTGATAAACTTGAAGTCGCCAAAGACAAGGTCAGTAAAGATTTGAGATATGTACATGTAAACCTTCTTTAAGAcctcaacacaagaattttgctgattttctttctgTAGTATACAGGTACTGGTTGTCTCAGATATTAAACAGGCTCTTGGTTACCGGGGGGATCGCGGACATAGAGCTTGGAGAAACGTGAGCTGATACTGTCTTTGAATAATCTTGTTGTACTTTGTGTTTGAGGTGTTCTTATAACTTTATTACCTATTATGAAATGCGTCTACAGATCTGCAAACGGTTGAAAGATGCTGGTCTTGTTGAGGAGTTGAATGGAGAAGTGAACGGGAAGGTGAGCTACTATCCATGTTTTGGGAATTCATGAGCACGGTGTACATCCTTCTTGAATCCATTATCTGTTGTCTGTGAGATTGTTTTTAATGGTGATTAGGAGATCACAAAACAGAAAACAACTTATTGAAAATTCTCTCTCTAATGCATTTATGATGTCCTTACCTACTTGTCCCTTTAGAGGTCTccccatttatttatttttggacacgAGACAACAAACCAGGCTTTATCTTTGTTTATCTCATCATTCTCACTTTCTATCTGTGTGCATCAAATTCTTTATTGATGTCTTTCTGCCTTTGGCAGGTTGGAAGGTGTATGCAGTTATTGAAAAAATTTAATCAGAAGCAACTTGAGGCAAAACACGCTGTATGTGGAGCTGATGATTTCAACTCAAACCGGCAAGTGAAATCTGGAAATAGAGGCCAAGTAAGCGCACAGATTTTTGAGCTTCCAATCGAGCATCAACTGCATGATATGATTGCCGCCGAAGGAACAAAGGGTATAACGATTAATGAGGCATGTGGTTATCTATGTTAATTGAGTTTACCAAATTTTGTTCTCTTCTTCCATGTATACATGTATGCTTATATTTTCCCTGCTTTCCCTCTAGTTTCTTAAAGTTTCCTTAACATATTGCTAAATCTTTTATAATTTTGTTGTTTAATGCATAACACCAGATCTTGAAGCGACTAGGGCTTGGTAATAAGAGATATTATATTCGTCTTCTCAACATGTTCTCAAGGTTTGGGTGTCACCTGCAATCTGAGAGCCACAATAAGTCCAAGCTCTATCGAGTTTGGACATCTGGAAACTTCAGTAGTTCCTTGTCCACTCTTCCGAGTAAACTGACAGATGTTGCCGATGTAGTTGAGCCATCCTCGCAAAGCAAAAAGGTTCTGGATCATCATGATAAATCAGATGAGGAGACGCTGCCGTTAGATTCCTTGACCATTAACGAAGAGTCCGCCCCTGAGAAAGTGGAAAGTGAACAGAAAGGAAGAGAACCTTTCTGTAGCCCTGGTGCAAAAACTGAGAATAAACGGATGGTTATCAGCGGAagtcatccaaatgattttgctAGTTCGGGTGGGAATGCAGAACTTGATTTAGTGCAAAATGAATCAAATTTTGTTCCATCAGACACACCTCCTTCCTCAAACCATTCCAGGGTTCGATCATATCAACAGTACCCGTGTCTTACGCTGACCCCTGCTAGTTCCCAGAGGGAGCAAAGGCTACTCGAACGGATTCAGGTTTTTACAGTCTTTTTACTTGTATCTTTTATCTAATTGtgcttctttatttttttttagcctCACCTCGACCCCCTAGCCCCTCAACTTTTTGACTACTACCACCGTGGGGGATGATCCAAGGGATGAGTACTAGC
This genomic stretch from Papaver somniferum cultivar HN1 chromosome 5, ASM357369v1, whole genome shotgun sequence harbors:
- the LOC113282160 gene encoding uncharacterized protein LOC113282160 isoform X1, which encodes MANITRYSIFIWSYSLCDTSVKTTIYDRLVKMPGLEFKGSSTTVTKKSSSSSICISSFGKNCCFQEAEKLGLRIVAAEHLRDSFVGLYDLKAADAGISVPQRRNLERLARARSAGVTQSQLAKEFGMKGNNIFYVVRNLECQGLVVRQSTMVRTKESAMEGESVSNNTSIVHTNLIYLHRYAKHLSSQQKLEITKRDAMESPKRAEESTSNGDAAIGDHVIEDVLVMDYIPALKAVCDKLEVAKDKVLVVSDIKQALGYRGDRGHRAWRNICKRLKDAGLVEELNGEVNGKVGRCMQLLKKFNQKQLEAKHAVCGADDFNSNRQVKSGNRGQVSAQIFELPIEHQLHDMIAAEGTKGITINEILKRLGLGNKRYYIRLLNMFSRFGCHLQSESHNKSKLYRVWTSGNFSSSLSTLPSKLTDVADVVEPSSQSKKVLDHHDKSDEETLPLDSLTINEESAPEKVESEQKGREPFCSPGAKTENKRMVISGSHPNDFASSGGNAELDLVQNESNFVPSDTPPSSNHSRVRSYQQYPCLTLTPASSQREQRLLERIQVFTVFLLVSFI
- the LOC113282160 gene encoding uncharacterized protein LOC113282160 isoform X2, with the protein product MANITRYSIFIWSYSLCDTSVKTTIYDRLVKMPGLEFKGSSTTVTKKSSSSSICISSFGKNCCFQEAEKLGLRIVAAEHLRDSFVGLYDLKAADAGISVPQRRNLERLARARSAGVTQSQLAKEFGMKGNNIFYVVRNLECQGLVVRQSTMVRTKESAMEGESVSNNTSIVHTNLIYLHRYAKHLSSQQKLEITKRDAMESPKRAEESTSNGDAAIGDHVIEDVLVMDYIPALKAVCDKLEVAKDKVLVVSDIKQALGYRGDRGHRAWRNICKRLKDAGLVEELNGEVNGKVGRCMQLLKKFNQKQLEAKHAVCGADDFNSNRQVKSGNRGQVSAQIFELPIEHQLHDMIAAEGTKDLEATRAW